A genomic segment from Bacillus rossius redtenbacheri isolate Brsri chromosome 5, Brsri_v3, whole genome shotgun sequence encodes:
- the LOC134531819 gene encoding uncharacterized protein LOC134531819, with protein sequence MAFDCDRFIIEIESRPAIWDSRCDEYANKCKKGKAWEEVCDMFVENFKAMDSVHKNKAAADLQRKWKNLRDCFRRELAKQRNCKSGSAADGRKQYIYFQQLTFLLPVCDTKPTTEESPDLHTQATPAAATSTAPTSLKRKKPSPETEELELLQSLRRNMEKRHAGREEEDSDRHFLLSLLPYFKRLPDDMKLEVQSDFLNTLRRYNQVSISGHRCPSQTSVYPHSSPSVITGPSFVSLPYPSSNTSTSGVRNQQFTPTISQSYNYGSHSTSETSQLMSQPQQPLQCHALSPMSPAASSSVSLQSDTSSICEDYFN encoded by the exons ATGGCGTTCGATTGTGACCGTTTTATAATCGAAATAGAATCAAGGCCAGCTATTTGGGATTCCAGATGTGATGAGTATGCTAACAAATGCAAAAAGGGAAAGGCATGGGAAGAGGTGTGCGATATGTTCGTTGAGAACTTCAAAGCCATGGATAGCGTCCATAAAAATAAAGCAG ctgcagATCTGCAACGGAAATGGAAGAATCTACGTGACTGTTTCAGAAGAGAACTGGCTAAACAGAGGAATTGTAAATCAGGTTCTGCAGCAGATGGCaggaaacaatatatatatttccagcaGTTAACTTTCCTATTGCCAGTATGCGACACCAAACCTACAACAGAAGAATCTCCAGACTTGCACACGCAAGCCACACCCGCAGCAGCTACATCTACGGCACCTACTtctcttaaaagaaaaaaaccgtCACCAGAAACAGAAGAACTTGAGCTACTTCAGTCGCTTAGAAGAAATATGGAAAAACGACATGCAGGTAGAGAAGAAGAAGACAGTGACAGGCATTTCTTGTTGAGTCTTTTGCCGTACTTCAAACGTCTGCCAGACGATATGAAACTTGAAGTTCAAAGCGACTTTTTAAACACCTTAAGAAGGTACAATCAGGTGTCAATTTCTGGTCATCGATGTCCTTCTCAGACTTCTGTCTACCCTCATTCTTCTCCATCAGTGATCACAGGCCCATCATTTGTTTCGCTTCCATACCCTAGTAGTAATACAAGTACCTCTGGAGTACGCAACCAACAATTTACACCCACCATCAGTCAGTCTTACAACTACGGGTCTCATTCAACTTCAGAAACATCGCAGTTAATGAGTCAACCCCAGCAGCCGCTGCAATGCCACGCCTTATCACCAATGTCACCAGCAGCTTCCTCATCAGTATCTCTCCAGTCTGATACGTCAAGTATTTGTGAAGACTATTTTAACTGA